Proteins co-encoded in one Thermoplasmata archaeon genomic window:
- a CDS encoding V4R domain-containing protein — protein MARLVKISQQELDSVRKLYESVMSYACHGLFFREGMVLAEEITKSLSLGEDPLEVGKRTIIERGWAEDVLFTEAGARVRGSIESATGAEMETCHRLRGILSKLLEAKTKHRVRLAEVECMSLGARECVFEREGGA, from the coding sequence GTGGCCCGCCTCGTGAAGATTTCTCAGCAGGAGCTCGACTCCGTCCGGAAGCTCTACGAGAGCGTCATGTCGTATGCGTGTCACGGCCTCTTCTTTCGCGAGGGGATGGTCCTCGCCGAGGAGATCACCAAATCGTTGTCGCTCGGGGAGGATCCGCTCGAGGTAGGCAAGCGGACGATCATCGAGCGCGGATGGGCGGAAGATGTGCTCTTCACGGAGGCCGGAGCGCGGGTCCGGGGCTCCATCGAATCGGCGACGGGGGCCGAGATGGAGACGTGCCATCGCCTCCGTGGGATCCTCTCGAAATTGCTGGAAGCGAAGACGAAGCATCGCGTACGGCTCGCGGAAGTCGAGTGCATGAGCCTGGGCGCGCGGGAGTGCGTGTTCGAGCGGGAGGGGGGCGCGTGA
- a CDS encoding roadblock/LC7 domain-containing protein has translation MTALVDMVRAFKDVTKAEAVAVITRDGGVVAAALPPSVSQETFSIMCAAILGAGMTAATELGHSAPGRVLLESDDATLLIQEVGRRGMLVVVLPPERAVSDLETAVARFVQAASKDLD, from the coding sequence GTGACGGCCCTGGTCGACATGGTCCGCGCGTTCAAGGACGTGACGAAGGCCGAAGCGGTCGCCGTCATCACCCGAGATGGGGGCGTGGTCGCCGCGGCCCTCCCTCCATCCGTCTCGCAAGAGACCTTTTCGATCATGTGCGCCGCCATCCTCGGAGCCGGCATGACGGCGGCGACGGAGCTTGGCCACAGCGCGCCGGGCCGCGTCCTGCTCGAGTCGGACGATGCGACGTTGCTGATCCAAGAGGTCGGTCGACGCGGGATGCTCGTCGTCGTCCTGCCGCCGGAGCGCGCGGTCTCCGACCTGGAGACGGCCGTCGCCCGCTTCGTGCAGGCGGCATCGAAAGATCTGGATTGA